One stretch of Streptomyces sp. 135 DNA includes these proteins:
- a CDS encoding winged helix DNA-binding domain-containing protein has product MTKTTRTPALTGGAAPVLRTRALNRATLDRQLLLRRSRELSVTDAVTHLVGLQAQNVKPPYYALAARLEDFDPRELSALLESRELVRMVTMRSTIHLHTAADARVLRPFTQDALERELGVFRAGLAGVDLRELAEIAREAVEAEPRTMKQLRETLLVRWPDADPQSLAIAARCTLPLVQVTPRGLWRRSGQVALTTVEKWLGPDTRADAARPPAPEDVVLRYLAAFGPASVKDMQTWARITRMREVFERLRPRLRTFRDENGVELFDLPDAPRPDPDTPAPPRFLPEYDNLLLSHADRTRVVPAEYRGRTWQGNFAYCVFLLDGFLAGVWRLVEDARSGEAVLTIEPFGGPGRAAREELTREAELMLTRITGAAEAPSSYDIRFGAVIGR; this is encoded by the coding sequence ATGACCAAGACGACCAGGACCCCGGCCCTGACCGGCGGCGCCGCCCCCGTACTCCGGACACGCGCGCTGAACCGGGCCACGCTCGACCGGCAGCTCCTCCTGCGCCGCTCCCGCGAGTTGTCCGTCACGGACGCGGTCACCCACCTCGTCGGGCTCCAGGCGCAGAACGTCAAGCCGCCCTACTACGCCCTCGCCGCGCGCCTTGAGGACTTCGACCCGCGTGAGCTGTCCGCGCTCCTGGAGTCGCGCGAACTGGTCCGCATGGTCACGATGCGCTCCACCATCCACCTGCACACCGCCGCTGACGCCCGCGTCCTGCGGCCGTTCACTCAGGACGCGCTCGAACGCGAGCTGGGCGTGTTCCGCGCCGGACTGGCCGGCGTCGACCTGCGGGAACTCGCCGAGATCGCGCGCGAGGCCGTCGAGGCGGAGCCCCGCACCATGAAGCAGCTCCGCGAGACGCTGCTCGTGCGGTGGCCCGACGCCGACCCGCAGTCCCTCGCGATCGCCGCGCGGTGCACGCTGCCGCTGGTCCAGGTCACCCCGCGCGGGCTGTGGCGGCGCAGCGGGCAGGTCGCGCTCACCACCGTCGAGAAGTGGCTCGGCCCCGACACGCGAGCGGACGCGGCGCGGCCCCCGGCGCCCGAAGACGTCGTGCTGCGCTATCTCGCCGCCTTCGGGCCCGCCTCCGTCAAGGACATGCAGACCTGGGCACGGATCACCCGCATGCGGGAGGTCTTCGAACGCCTGCGGCCCCGGCTGCGGACGTTCCGCGACGAGAACGGCGTCGAACTCTTCGACCTCCCCGACGCGCCGCGCCCCGACCCGGACACGCCGGCTCCGCCCCGCTTCCTTCCCGAGTACGACAACCTCCTCCTCTCCCACGCCGACCGGACCCGTGTCGTGCCCGCCGAGTACAGGGGACGCACCTGGCAGGGGAACTTCGCGTACTGCGTCTTCCTGCTCGACGGCTTCCTCGCGGGGGTGTGGCGGCTGGTGGAGGACGCCAGGAGCGGGGAGGCCGTGCTGACCATCGAGCCGTTCGGGGGCCCGGGGCGCGCCGCGCGGGAGGAATTGACGCGGGAGGCCGAGCTGATGCTGACGCGGATCACCGGGGCGGCCGAGGCCCCTTCCTCGTACGACATCCGGTTCGGGGCCGTCATCGGCCGTTGA
- a CDS encoding DUF2071 domain-containing protein has protein sequence MAGYSPNRRVRLPALRAAWLTQTFVHWPFRPSAVRALVPEELALDEYEGAAWVGLTPFVMADVRLPGVPAALPGLPAFAETNLRTYVRHRNGRDGLWFLSLDVACPLMVAARTVGAPYHPGTLSVSAVGDTVSYAGSRWADGASYRVVVRPGDPIRQAERDVWMTARWQAYTRRLGVLWDTPVEHEPWPLADAAVEALDETLTAAAGLPAPLGRPVVHFSRGVRHVRLGPSRPSAALRAEKSG, from the coding sequence ATGGCGGGATACAGCCCGAATCGCCGGGTGCGCCTGCCCGCGCTGCGGGCCGCCTGGCTGACGCAGACATTCGTCCACTGGCCCTTCCGGCCGTCGGCCGTGCGGGCTCTGGTGCCCGAGGAGTTGGCCCTGGACGAGTACGAGGGGGCCGCCTGGGTGGGCCTCACCCCCTTCGTCATGGCGGATGTGCGCCTTCCCGGTGTACCCGCGGCGCTCCCCGGACTCCCGGCGTTCGCGGAGACCAACCTGCGGACCTACGTCCGCCACCGCAACGGCCGGGACGGGCTGTGGTTCCTGTCCCTGGACGTCGCCTGCCCGCTGATGGTGGCGGCCCGCACGGTCGGCGCGCCGTACCATCCGGGCACCCTCAGCGTGTCCGCGGTTGGGGACACCGTCTCGTACGCCGGTTCGCGGTGGGCCGACGGGGCTTCGTACCGCGTGGTCGTCCGCCCCGGCGACCCGATCCGGCAGGCGGAGAGGGACGTATGGATGACCGCGCGCTGGCAGGCGTACACACGCCGGCTGGGCGTGCTCTGGGACACCCCCGTCGAGCACGAGCCGTGGCCACTGGCCGACGCCGCCGTCGAGGCACTGGACGAGACGCTGACGGCCGCGGCGGGCCTGCCCGCCCCTCTCGGCCGCCCCGTGGTCCACTTCTCCCGAGGGGTCAGGCATGTACGGCTCGGCCCTTCCCGGCCGTCGGCGGCACTCCGAGCGGAGAAGAGCGGATGA
- a CDS encoding HlyD family efflux transporter periplasmic adaptor subunit, whose amino-acid sequence MQFRQQALSKLQSPEELDLPVRYARPQGLLVLAVTLVVMAAASVWAVTGSVASTLRAPGILTHGQGSYVLQSPVTGQVTGVYAKEGERLDAGAPVLKVRTDHGDKAVRAIAAGRVTTLLARIGTVVTTGADVASVERVAGIDDPLLVMLYVPADSAATVPVGAPVDLTVQSVPTQRYGTLRGRVKAIGRAAQTRQKITGFLGDKELAGQFTKDGPPVAVLVRLDKSPGTESGYAWSTGEGPPFTPESMTLATGAVHLAEQRPIDWLLP is encoded by the coding sequence GTGCAGTTCCGCCAACAGGCCCTGTCCAAGCTGCAGTCGCCCGAGGAACTCGACCTTCCGGTGCGCTACGCCCGCCCCCAGGGCCTGCTCGTCCTCGCCGTCACCCTCGTCGTCATGGCCGCCGCGAGCGTCTGGGCGGTGACCGGCTCGGTCGCCTCGACACTCCGGGCGCCCGGCATCCTCACCCACGGCCAGGGCAGTTACGTCCTCCAGAGCCCCGTCACCGGACAGGTCACCGGCGTCTACGCCAAGGAGGGCGAACGGCTCGACGCGGGCGCCCCCGTGCTGAAGGTCCGTACGGACCACGGCGACAAGGCGGTGCGCGCGATCGCCGCCGGCCGCGTCACCACCCTCCTCGCGAGGATCGGCACCGTCGTCACCACCGGCGCCGACGTCGCGAGCGTGGAGCGCGTAGCGGGCATCGACGACCCGCTCCTCGTGATGCTGTACGTCCCCGCCGACAGCGCGGCCACCGTGCCCGTCGGCGCCCCGGTCGACCTCACCGTCCAGTCCGTGCCCACCCAGCGGTACGGGACGCTGCGCGGCCGTGTGAAGGCGATCGGGCGGGCCGCGCAGACCCGGCAGAAGATCACCGGCTTCCTCGGCGACAAGGAACTGGCCGGGCAGTTCACGAAGGACGGTCCACCCGTGGCCGTGCTCGTACGGCTCGACAAGTCGCCCGGCACCGAGTCCGGTTACGCCTGGTCGACCGGCGAGGGACCGCCCTTCACACCGGAGTCGATGACCCTCGCCACCGGCGCCGTCCACCTCGCCGAGCAGCGCCCGATCGATTGGCTGCTTCCGTGA
- a CDS encoding helix-turn-helix transcriptional regulator, whose product MPADGGETSEVRAALLRLRRGTGLPVAFGGLLEGQRQVRIGELSGTETYALHGLAVSSGNGLGGKALALSRPCAVTDYSVSRHISHEYDAAVEAEGLRSVLAVPVVVRRRVRGVLYGALRTARPLGDRALSVAVAAARDVEQALVVRDEVRALLAAVREPVAGPGAWEQVREAHGALRTLAPRIADPALRADVLSVCGTLASAATLPERDRERPVALAPREVDVLACVAAGVTNAVAAERLGLRPETVKGYLRSAMRKLGAHTRLEAVVAARRAGLLP is encoded by the coding sequence GTGCCGGCTGACGGTGGCGAGACGTCGGAGGTGCGGGCCGCTCTGCTGCGGCTGCGCCGCGGCACGGGGCTCCCGGTCGCCTTCGGAGGCCTCCTCGAAGGGCAGCGCCAGGTGCGGATCGGCGAGCTGAGCGGCACGGAGACATACGCGCTGCACGGGCTCGCGGTGTCCTCGGGCAACGGCCTCGGCGGCAAGGCGCTCGCCCTCTCCCGGCCGTGCGCGGTCACCGACTACAGCGTGTCGCGCCACATCAGCCACGAGTACGACGCGGCGGTCGAGGCCGAAGGCCTGCGGTCGGTGCTCGCGGTGCCGGTCGTGGTGCGCCGCCGGGTGCGGGGCGTGCTGTACGGCGCGCTGCGCACCGCCCGGCCGCTCGGCGACCGGGCCCTGTCGGTGGCGGTGGCCGCGGCGCGGGACGTGGAGCAGGCTCTTGTCGTACGCGATGAGGTGCGCGCGCTGCTTGCGGCGGTCCGCGAGCCGGTCGCGGGCCCCGGGGCGTGGGAGCAGGTCCGCGAGGCGCACGGCGCGCTGCGTACGCTCGCCCCGCGCATCGCGGACCCCGCGCTGCGGGCGGACGTCCTGTCGGTGTGCGGCACGTTGGCGTCGGCGGCGACGCTCCCCGAGCGTGACCGCGAGCGCCCGGTCGCCCTCGCCCCACGGGAGGTGGACGTCCTGGCCTGCGTCGCCGCGGGCGTGACGAACGCGGTGGCGGCGGAGCGGCTCGGCCTGCGCCCAGAGACGGTGAAGGGCTACTTGCGATCGGCCATGCGGAAGCTGGGGGCGCATACGCGCCTGGAGGCGGTGGTGGCGGCGCGGCGGGCGGGGTTGCTGCCGTAG
- a CDS encoding magnesium and cobalt transport protein CorA produces the protein MAAHDTVRGGPAPADPGPATPAGATAEQREADSVIQAALYEGGVRVATPSSLADTFRELREQRDGMAWIGLARPTEAELLSLAAEFDLHELAVEDAMEAHQRPKLERYGETLFVVLRAARYLDAPEEVDFGELHVFVGPDFVITVRHGAAPDLSAVRRRMEASPELLKLGPEAVLYAILDAVVDGYAPVVAGVQNDIDEIETEVFSGDPEVSRRIYELSREMVEFQRATRPLVGMLHALMAGFAKYGTDEELQRYLRDVADHVTHTSERVDGFRQALTDILTVNSTLVTQQQNAEMRALAEAGFEQNEEIKKISSWAAILFAPTLVGTIYGMNFETMPELRWVFGYPFAVALMGVVCTALYLVFKRRDWL, from the coding sequence GTGGCGGCGCACGACACGGTCCGCGGCGGCCCCGCCCCCGCGGACCCCGGCCCTGCGACGCCCGCCGGGGCCACCGCGGAGCAGCGGGAGGCGGACAGCGTCATCCAGGCCGCGCTGTACGAGGGCGGAGTCCGCGTGGCGACGCCGTCCTCCCTCGCGGACACCTTCCGGGAGCTGCGCGAGCAGCGGGACGGCATGGCCTGGATCGGCCTCGCCCGGCCGACGGAAGCCGAACTGCTCTCCCTCGCCGCCGAGTTCGACCTGCACGAGCTGGCCGTCGAGGACGCGATGGAGGCCCACCAGCGCCCGAAGCTGGAACGGTACGGCGAGACGCTCTTCGTCGTCCTGCGCGCGGCCCGCTACCTCGACGCCCCGGAGGAGGTCGACTTCGGCGAGCTGCACGTATTCGTGGGCCCCGACTTCGTCATCACCGTGCGGCACGGCGCGGCCCCCGACCTCTCGGCGGTCCGCCGCCGCATGGAGGCGAGCCCCGAGCTGCTCAAACTCGGCCCCGAGGCGGTGCTCTACGCGATCCTCGACGCGGTGGTGGACGGCTACGCCCCGGTGGTCGCCGGCGTCCAGAACGACATCGACGAGATCGAGACCGAGGTCTTCAGCGGCGACCCCGAGGTCTCCCGCCGCATCTACGAACTCTCCCGCGAGATGGTCGAGTTCCAGCGCGCCACCCGCCCCCTGGTCGGCATGCTGCACGCCCTGATGGCGGGCTTCGCGAAGTACGGCACGGACGAGGAACTCCAGCGCTACCTGCGCGACGTCGCCGACCACGTCACCCACACCAGCGAACGCGTCGACGGCTTCCGCCAGGCCCTGACCGACATCCTCACGGTCAACTCGACCCTGGTGACGCAGCAGCAGAACGCGGAGATGCGGGCGCTGGCGGAGGCGGGCTTCGAACAGAACGAGGAGATCAAGAAGATCTCGTCGTGGGCGGCGATCCTGTTTGCACCCACGTTGGTGGGAACGATCTACGGGATGAACTTCGAGACCATGCCAGAACTACGCTGGGTGTTCGGATATCCCTTCGCCGTTGCCTTGATGGGGGTTGTTTGCACCGCTTTGTACCTTGTGTTCAAACGACGAGATTGGCTCTGA
- a CDS encoding AMP-binding protein translates to MRTPMTVTDFLDRAELGFAACPGVVDEPLQPAPVVPESTYGRLGERVRAWQAGLDALGVGEGERVAVVSHNSARLLELLFAVPMSGRICVPVNFRLKPEEVEYVVRQSGASVLLVDPELDDALSGVKARHRFVLGERTETELMRFGVEPRPWAHPDEDATATINYTSGTTARPKGVQLTHRNIWVNGLTFGLHTRVWEGDVYMHTLPMFHCNGWGMPFVMAGLGVKQVVLRKVDGAEILRRVEEHGVTLMCGAPAVWNAVLDAAAAWSGEVPGRDRVRIVCAGAPPPSRMIQRVEAELGWEFTQLYGLTETSPMLTFNRAVPADLELPAEERARKLSRAGVPALGVKLRISDAGEVLARSNVVLEGYWEKPEETAAALEDGWFHTGDGGTFDEADGHLTISDRKKDVIITGGENVSSIEVEDTIFSHPEVAEVAVIGVPHEKWGETIKALVVLVEGATVREQDIIAHCKERIAGYKAPTSVEFRDAIPRTATGKIQKFKLREPYWAGRERGVN, encoded by the coding sequence ATGCGGACACCGATGACCGTCACGGACTTCCTCGACCGGGCGGAGCTGGGCTTCGCCGCCTGCCCCGGAGTGGTCGACGAGCCGCTCCAACCCGCCCCGGTGGTCCCGGAGTCGACGTACGGACGCCTCGGTGAGCGGGTCCGCGCCTGGCAGGCGGGCCTCGACGCGCTGGGTGTCGGCGAGGGCGAGCGGGTGGCGGTGGTCAGCCACAACTCGGCCCGCCTCCTTGAGCTGCTGTTCGCCGTGCCGATGAGCGGACGGATCTGCGTGCCCGTCAACTTCCGGCTCAAGCCGGAGGAGGTGGAGTACGTCGTGCGGCAGAGCGGCGCCTCGGTCCTGCTCGTCGACCCCGAGCTGGACGACGCGCTGTCGGGCGTCAAGGCGCGGCACCGCTTCGTGCTCGGCGAGCGGACCGAGACCGAGCTGATGCGCTTCGGCGTGGAACCGCGCCCGTGGGCCCACCCCGACGAGGACGCCACCGCCACGATCAACTACACGTCGGGAACGACGGCGCGCCCCAAGGGAGTGCAGCTGACGCACCGCAACATCTGGGTGAACGGCCTGACGTTCGGCCTGCACACCCGTGTGTGGGAGGGGGACGTCTATATGCACACCCTGCCGATGTTCCACTGCAACGGCTGGGGCATGCCGTTCGTGATGGCCGGGCTCGGCGTGAAGCAGGTGGTGCTGCGCAAGGTGGACGGCGCGGAGATCCTGCGCCGGGTGGAGGAGCACGGCGTCACGCTCATGTGCGGGGCGCCCGCGGTGTGGAACGCGGTCCTCGACGCGGCGGCGGCCTGGTCCGGCGAGGTGCCCGGCCGTGACCGGGTGCGGATCGTCTGCGCGGGCGCCCCGCCGCCGAGCAGGATGATCCAGCGGGTGGAGGCCGAGCTGGGCTGGGAGTTCACGCAGCTCTACGGGCTCACCGAGACGTCCCCCATGCTCACCTTCAACCGGGCCGTGCCCGCGGACCTGGAGCTTCCGGCCGAGGAGCGGGCCCGCAAGCTCTCCCGTGCCGGAGTGCCCGCGCTCGGCGTCAAGCTGCGGATCTCCGACGCGGGTGAGGTCCTCGCCAGGTCCAACGTCGTGCTCGAAGGCTACTGGGAGAAGCCGGAGGAGACGGCCGCGGCGCTCGAGGACGGTTGGTTCCACACCGGTGACGGCGGCACGTTCGACGAGGCCGACGGCCATCTGACCATCTCCGACCGGAAGAAGGACGTCATCATCACGGGCGGCGAGAACGTCTCGTCGATCGAGGTGGAGGACACGATCTTCAGCCACCCCGAGGTCGCCGAGGTCGCGGTCATCGGGGTGCCGCACGAGAAGTGGGGCGAGACGATCAAGGCCCTGGTGGTCCTCGTGGAGGGGGCGACGGTGCGGGAGCAGGACATCATCGCCCACTGCAAGGAGCGCATCGCCGGCTACAAGGCCCCGACGAGCGTCGAGTTCCGCGACGCCATCCCGCGCACGGCCACCGGCAAGATCCAGAAGTTCAAGCTGCGGGAGCCGTACTGGGCGGGGCGCGAGCGCGGCGTGAACTGA
- a CDS encoding IS701 family transposase, producing MRLGEVGRLRGELAEFVADVFGSFPRRDQRRWGECYLRGLMLDGRRKSIQPMAERLPDGNMQALQQFVNQSPWDPLPVRQRIAERLSEVITPEVWVIDDVSFPKCGKASVGVARQYCGAVGKRANCQVAVSVHAATDTASCSLNWELYLPHEWTDEPDRRRGAGVPDDVVHREKWHIALGLLDTLAAWQLKAPVVVADAGYGVSTPFRLGLQERGLPYVLALNGKEVAHPADVEPHRPAYGGLGPPTLARYRTPPRAVSVLAAEAGAKRFTEVTWRQGSKGAMTSRFAVLTVRPAGKQSLAAAQEAGGGRNRWDGVLPVQTLLVEWPHGQDAPTDYWISNLPATTPAADLVRWAKMRWRIEHDYRELKHGLGLDHFEGRTWRGWHHHVTLVTAAQAFLTLRRLDPKVRTPA from the coding sequence GTGAGGTTGGGAGAAGTGGGGCGGCTCCGGGGTGAGTTGGCGGAGTTCGTTGCCGATGTGTTCGGGTCGTTCCCGCGGCGGGATCAGCGGCGGTGGGGCGAGTGTTATCTGCGGGGCCTGATGCTCGACGGTCGGCGCAAGTCGATCCAGCCGATGGCCGAGCGTCTGCCGGACGGAAATATGCAGGCCCTGCAGCAGTTCGTGAACCAGTCGCCGTGGGATCCGCTGCCGGTCAGGCAGCGGATCGCCGAGCGGCTGTCCGAGGTGATCACGCCTGAGGTGTGGGTGATCGACGATGTGTCGTTCCCCAAGTGCGGCAAGGCGTCGGTCGGGGTGGCCCGCCAGTACTGCGGAGCGGTCGGCAAGCGGGCGAACTGCCAGGTCGCGGTCAGTGTCCATGCCGCCACCGACACCGCCTCGTGCTCATTGAACTGGGAGCTGTATCTGCCGCATGAGTGGACGGACGAGCCGGACCGGCGCCGCGGGGCAGGAGTCCCCGACGACGTGGTGCACCGGGAGAAGTGGCACATCGCGCTCGGCCTGCTGGACACACTCGCGGCCTGGCAGTTGAAGGCGCCGGTCGTGGTCGCCGACGCCGGCTACGGCGTCAGCACCCCCTTCCGGCTCGGTCTGCAGGAGCGAGGGCTGCCCTATGTCCTGGCCCTGAACGGGAAGGAAGTCGCTCACCCGGCAGATGTTGAGCCGCACCGGCCTGCTTATGGCGGGCTCGGACCGCCCACCCTTGCCCGCTACCGAACCCCACCGCGAGCCGTCTCCGTCCTCGCGGCGGAGGCGGGCGCAAAGCGGTTCACCGAGGTGACCTGGAGGCAGGGCAGCAAAGGCGCGATGACCTCACGGTTCGCGGTGCTGACAGTGCGGCCCGCGGGCAAGCAGTCCCTGGCCGCAGCCCAGGAGGCGGGCGGCGGCCGCAACCGTTGGGACGGCGTCCTGCCCGTCCAGACACTCCTGGTCGAATGGCCGCACGGCCAGGATGCTCCGACGGACTACTGGATATCGAACCTGCCTGCCACCACACCGGCCGCTGACCTGGTGCGGTGGGCCAAGATGCGCTGGCGGATCGAGCACGATTACCGCGAACTCAAGCATGGCCTGGGACTGGACCACTTCGAGGGCCGCACCTGGCGCGGCTGGCACCACCATGTCACCCTCGTCACCGCCGCCCAGGCCTTCCTCACCCTCAGGCGGCTCGACCCAAAAGTCCGCACACCGGCCTGA
- a CDS encoding type A2 lantipeptide, with the protein MNNTPQVETLEISDADLDNVSGGLVAGVAGNVTGTVDSIAPVSGVVAGVVGTVESATGVNTGVVTGLASGLTAGL; encoded by the coding sequence ATGAACAACACCCCGCAGGTCGAGACCCTCGAGATTTCCGACGCCGACCTCGACAACGTCTCCGGTGGCCTCGTCGCCGGCGTCGCGGGCAACGTCACGGGCACCGTCGACTCCATCGCCCCCGTCTCCGGCGTCGTGGCCGGTGTCGTCGGCACCGTCGAGAGCGCCACGGGCGTGAACACCGGCGTCGTCACGGGCCTGGCCTCCGGCCTGACCGCCGGTCTCTGA
- a CDS encoding SMI1/KNR4 family protein, with amino-acid sequence MDGHAAREQNIEWRQIDDAWQRIESWLERNAPATFASLLPGASEAELDELQESLGVRLPVGLRALWSRRAGVGPDSTPWFMPEECVLMSFSGVRRVYQRQMFLRQQDLEDQRRTGSTEEITVWRPSWVPFAAMDADALTGLCVDAETGRIWYWCEYAERRVQFESLTDYLEEMADVLEIPELAKEARVGLMNGFLVWGVPLDEAERAAWEPLGG; translated from the coding sequence ATGGATGGACATGCGGCACGCGAGCAGAACATTGAGTGGCGGCAGATAGACGACGCCTGGCAGCGTATTGAATCCTGGCTTGAACGGAACGCTCCGGCGACATTCGCGAGCCTGTTGCCTGGCGCTTCCGAGGCAGAGCTCGACGAACTGCAGGAGTCCTTGGGCGTACGTCTGCCCGTTGGGCTGAGGGCGTTGTGGAGTCGGCGAGCAGGTGTGGGACCCGATTCAACGCCTTGGTTCATGCCGGAGGAGTGTGTGCTGATGTCGTTTTCCGGCGTCCGCCGCGTCTACCAGCGACAGATGTTTCTGCGTCAGCAAGATCTAGAGGACCAGCGGAGGACGGGTAGTACAGAAGAGATCACGGTGTGGCGTCCCTCCTGGGTTCCCTTTGCTGCGATGGATGCAGATGCTCTGACCGGTCTTTGCGTGGACGCTGAGACCGGAAGGATCTGGTATTGGTGTGAGTATGCGGAGCGCAGGGTTCAGTTCGAGTCTCTGACGGACTACTTGGAGGAGATGGCTGACGTCCTGGAGATTCCGGAGCTCGCAAAAGAGGCGCGGGTTGGCCTGATGAACGGGTTCTTGGTGTGGGGTGTGCCGCTGGACGAGGCCGAGCGAGCGGCATGGGAGCCGTTGGGTGGTTGA